Proteins encoded within one genomic window of Rhodothermales bacterium:
- the secG gene encoding preprotein translocase subunit SecG — protein MYTFLIILIAIIAVLMTFVVLLQSGRGGGLAGIASGGTQQMLGARQAPDVLEKATWTMAGLFIVLCVLSNFLIDQGETRNSVLQQRAQGQQTEQAVPVLPPPTPATEAPATEAAPAGEVNN, from the coding sequence ATGTATACCTTTCTGATTATCCTCATCGCGATCATCGCTGTTCTGATGACATTTGTCGTGCTGCTTCAGAGTGGGCGCGGCGGCGGTCTGGCCGGCATCGCATCCGGCGGTACCCAGCAGATGCTGGGTGCACGGCAAGCGCCCGACGTACTGGAAAAAGCAACGTGGACGATGGCAGGTCTTTTTATCGTGCTCTGCGTCCTTTCGAACTTCTTGATCGATCAGGGCGAGACACGGAATAGCGTGCTCCAGCAGCGGGCTCAGGGTCAGCAGACCGAGCAAGCCGTCCCAGTGTTGCCGCCGCCCACGCCGGCGACCGAGGCACCCGCGACGGAGGCCGCCCCGGCCGGAGAGGTGAATAACTAA
- a CDS encoding NUDIX hydrolase, producing the protein MKSLEERRLASESVFRGQLLDVYRDVVLLPDGNEGVRERIVHPGAAAVVPVLPDGRVVLVRQFRYALDREFLEVPAGKLDGPGDDPERAAMRELEEETGWSCDRLEPLGAFHPAIGFSDECIYLFMARSLHLGEARPDVDEFVEVVYLPFHEALQRIASGAITDMKTALALRLAADRLR; encoded by the coding sequence ATGAAATCCCTCGAGGAACGACGCCTGGCATCAGAATCCGTCTTTCGCGGTCAGCTGCTGGATGTATATCGGGATGTTGTGTTGCTGCCGGACGGTAACGAGGGGGTACGAGAGCGTATCGTCCATCCCGGTGCGGCGGCCGTGGTGCCGGTTTTGCCGGACGGCCGGGTGGTGCTGGTACGACAGTTTCGGTATGCGCTAGACCGTGAGTTTCTTGAAGTGCCGGCAGGCAAACTCGACGGTCCGGGGGATGACCCCGAACGCGCGGCGATGCGGGAGTTGGAGGAGGAGACCGGCTGGTCGTGTGACCGGCTCGAGCCGCTGGGAGCGTTCCACCCGGCGATCGGCTTCAGTGATGAATGTATATATCTCTTCATGGCGCGGTCGCTCCATCTGGGCGAGGCGCGTCCGGATGTGGACGAGTTTGTCGAGGTAGTATACCTCCCGTTTCACGAGGCACTCCAGCGTATTGCCTCCGGCGCCATCACCGATATGAAAACCGCGCTCGCCTTGCGGCTTGCGGCGGACAGGCTGCGGTAG
- a CDS encoding RsmE family RNA methyltransferase, which yields MTTYFYTPPDRVHGDRLTLPPDEALHAFRVVRRRTGDEIVVVDGAGGWYRVVIDGIDAHQVAGRIVERREEVGEPAFRLRVGMALLKQEKRFSHFLEKATELGVSEVIPLVTARTEKQSIRPARVEHVLQAAMKQCLRSRVVSTAEPRSLVECLSGVGAELLLVCHEASDAASDALLDVIARAGTPPALTVLVGPEGGFTDDEVARLTAAGARAVSLGERRLRAETAAIAVCAGIMLHYQRHIPSTP from the coding sequence ATGACAACGTATTTCTATACCCCGCCCGACCGGGTCCACGGTGACCGGCTGACTTTGCCTCCGGACGAGGCGCTCCACGCGTTTCGCGTGGTGCGGCGCCGGACCGGGGACGAGATTGTTGTAGTGGATGGGGCGGGGGGGTGGTATCGCGTCGTGATCGATGGAATCGATGCGCACCAGGTTGCCGGCCGGATCGTAGAGCGACGGGAGGAGGTGGGAGAGCCGGCGTTTCGGCTACGGGTCGGCATGGCGCTGCTCAAGCAGGAAAAGCGGTTCAGTCATTTTCTGGAGAAGGCGACTGAGCTGGGGGTGTCCGAGGTGATTCCTCTGGTGACGGCGCGGACGGAGAAGCAGTCGATTCGGCCCGCGCGAGTCGAACACGTCCTGCAGGCGGCTATGAAGCAGTGCCTGCGTTCGCGGGTGGTGTCCACCGCCGAGCCGCGGTCGCTCGTGGAATGCCTCTCCGGTGTCGGCGCCGAACTTCTACTCGTCTGCCATGAAGCGAGCGACGCGGCGTCAGACGCGCTTCTGGACGTTATCGCCCGTGCGGGGACCCCACCGGCGCTGACGGTGCTGGTGGGGCCCGAAGGGGGGTTTACGGACGACGAGGTGGCGCGGCTTACCGCGGCCGGCGCCCGGGCGGTATCTCTAGGCGAGCGCCGATTACGTGCGGAGACGGCAGCAATCGCGGTATGCGCTGGCATCATGCTTCATTATCAACGCCATATTCCATCAACCCCATGA
- a CDS encoding POTRA domain-containing protein: protein MLLWVGADAAAQAGSATLRWQTDDGRQRREVKPQSGWHPDSLGRVSRDIVALFHRRGHYLAEVDSIRRVGTDRRRAMVVYVAPGPEIRVGAVRIHGAAVVSPESLRSLMKTRSGRLLDPQELEEDVANMLDAYVELGYVLTTVRIQSITVEGDPAESSLGIDMAVDEGEPVVLGAIELAGAARTRPYYVERLLGLRAGDPLTHDLDALQQRLEETMQFARVDRPALYRLESGAIGLRVGLEEASPGVFDLVLGYQPPTGGGRAQGLVGNGNLHLRNLFGGGREMALRLNRLPGQISQLDASFRDPFVAKLPVQLELNFEGLQQDSTYGQQRYDGALGYRLPGGLELLLTLSREVTRPGFAGAQLVAGQQRIARADAFYAGATVRFRRVDRPANPRRGLVVETRFERGLKERATFNAGVAGDTVRSVTLGRQERLHMQARVYLPTLPRQVAVIGNATSAVIGEALDESDLFRFGGAASLRGYEEDRFRGQVVNRSFVEYRYQFERASFAYLFFDLGYVDRSALQNVVRQKAVYPGYGFGFQFETAMGIINTSFALSPEDTPTDAKVHVGLSVGL, encoded by the coding sequence ATGCTACTGTGGGTAGGTGCGGACGCGGCGGCGCAGGCCGGCTCGGCGACTTTGCGCTGGCAGACCGACGACGGCCGGCAGCGCCGCGAGGTGAAGCCGCAGTCGGGCTGGCATCCGGACAGTCTGGGGCGAGTGTCGAGGGATATCGTGGCGCTTTTCCACCGGCGTGGGCACTATCTGGCGGAGGTCGACTCCATTCGGCGCGTGGGGACGGATCGGCGGAGAGCAATGGTCGTATATGTGGCTCCCGGGCCAGAGATTCGGGTGGGCGCCGTGCGGATCCACGGGGCGGCGGTGGTGTCTCCGGAGTCGCTCCGGTCGCTCATGAAAACTCGTTCGGGCCGGCTGCTCGATCCACAGGAATTGGAGGAGGATGTCGCGAACATGTTGGACGCGTACGTGGAGCTGGGGTACGTCTTGACGACCGTGCGCATCCAGTCTATTACCGTGGAGGGGGACCCTGCCGAGTCGTCGTTGGGGATCGATATGGCGGTGGATGAGGGGGAGCCGGTCGTTCTGGGTGCGATTGAACTTGCCGGCGCGGCGCGGACGCGGCCTTATTATGTGGAACGGTTGCTGGGCCTTCGCGCCGGCGACCCGCTTACACACGATCTGGACGCTTTGCAGCAGCGCCTCGAAGAGACGATGCAGTTTGCGCGCGTCGATCGGCCGGCGCTGTACCGGCTCGAGTCGGGCGCCATCGGATTACGCGTCGGCCTGGAAGAAGCATCGCCCGGGGTGTTCGACCTTGTGCTGGGGTATCAGCCGCCGACCGGTGGAGGGCGGGCGCAGGGCCTCGTGGGCAACGGTAATCTACACCTCCGTAATCTGTTTGGCGGCGGTCGTGAGATGGCGTTGCGGCTCAATCGGTTACCGGGGCAGATCAGCCAACTCGACGCCTCGTTCCGCGATCCCTTTGTGGCGAAGCTGCCCGTGCAGCTGGAACTGAACTTCGAAGGTCTTCAACAGGACTCGACCTATGGGCAGCAGCGCTACGACGGGGCGCTGGGGTATCGGTTGCCAGGTGGGTTGGAGCTGCTGCTGACGCTCAGTCGGGAGGTGACGCGTCCGGGTTTTGCCGGCGCCCAGCTTGTGGCCGGCCAGCAGCGCATCGCCCGCGCAGACGCCTTCTACGCCGGTGCGACGGTTCGATTTCGGCGGGTGGATCGGCCGGCCAATCCGCGCCGGGGGCTTGTCGTGGAGACCCGGTTCGAACGAGGGCTCAAGGAGCGCGCCACCTTTAATGCAGGGGTGGCAGGGGATACGGTGCGGTCGGTGACATTGGGCCGGCAGGAGCGGCTCCACATGCAGGCTCGGGTCTATCTCCCGACGCTCCCTCGGCAGGTAGCCGTTATTGGAAATGCCACCTCAGCGGTGATTGGCGAAGCGCTTGACGAAAGCGATCTCTTTCGATTTGGGGGGGCGGCCAGCCTGCGGGGGTACGAAGAGGATCGTTTTCGGGGTCAGGTTGTAAACCGAAGCTTCGTGGAGTACCGCTACCAGTTCGAACGCGCCTCGTTTGCCTATCTATTTTTTGATCTCGGGTATGTGGATCGATCCGCGTTGCAGAACGTCGTTCGCCAGAAAGCCGTGTACCCCGGGTACGGCTTCGGTTTTCAGTTTGAGACCGCCATGGGGATCATTAACACCAGCTTCGCGCTCAGTCCGGAAGACACACCGACGGACGCAAAAGTGCATGTCGGGTTGTCGGTGGGGCTCTGA
- the mutY gene encoding A/G-specific adenine glycosylase, translating into MSADDAEALPEFRDALLAWYGQVARPMPWRNSADPYRIWLSEIMLQQTRVDQVLPYFERFVAAFPDLPALASAPLDEVLRHWEGLGYYSRARNLHAASRAMAEHHAGRIPSTYEAIVALPGIGPYTAAAVLSIAYGRPHAAVDGNVIRVLSRLFVVTDDVGAGRTRAHLQRLADTLIDPRRPGDYNQALMELGATVCIPRSPRCGACPIALWCRACAEGTQENFPVKTKKGPTPHYHHVVGIVRNEAGEYLIHQRHEENMLGGMWTFPGGRLEAGESVEAACRRLLLEDFDIDALAESPFHRLSHAYSHFKITLNACDCQNARPRDTPGDRRLKWVAAEALTEHAFDRASRKLIDAIRLRDAS; encoded by the coding sequence ATGTCCGCTGACGACGCGGAGGCCTTACCGGAATTCAGAGACGCGCTGCTTGCCTGGTACGGGCAGGTAGCGCGGCCCATGCCGTGGCGAAATTCGGCCGACCCGTATCGGATATGGCTTTCGGAGATCATGCTCCAGCAGACGCGGGTAGACCAGGTGTTGCCGTATTTCGAACGATTCGTGGCGGCTTTTCCCGATCTGCCGGCCCTCGCTAGCGCCCCACTCGATGAGGTTCTACGCCACTGGGAGGGCCTCGGCTATTATTCCCGAGCCCGCAATCTGCACGCTGCCTCCCGCGCCATGGCCGAACACCACGCGGGGCGCATCCCATCTACCTACGAAGCCATCGTCGCGTTGCCGGGCATAGGCCCCTACACGGCCGCCGCCGTATTGTCCATCGCCTACGGCCGTCCGCACGCCGCGGTGGACGGCAATGTGATCCGTGTCCTGTCCCGCCTGTTCGTCGTGACCGACGATGTCGGAGCCGGCCGCACCCGCGCCCACCTCCAACGCCTCGCGGATACCTTGATCGACCCCCGGCGGCCCGGCGATTATAACCAGGCCCTGATGGAGCTGGGCGCAACGGTTTGCATCCCACGCTCGCCACGATGCGGGGCCTGCCCGATCGCGCTCTGGTGTCGGGCATGCGCCGAAGGGACCCAGGAAAACTTTCCGGTGAAGACGAAAAAAGGGCCTACGCCGCATTATCATCACGTGGTGGGCATCGTCCGCAACGAGGCCGGCGAATATTTAATCCACCAGCGCCACGAGGAGAACATGTTGGGTGGAATGTGGACCTTCCCCGGCGGCCGGCTCGAGGCAGGCGAGTCGGTCGAGGCGGCCTGCCGTCGCCTCCTCCTGGAAGATTTCGACATCGATGCGCTGGCCGAATCGCCGTTTCACCGGCTCTCGCACGCGTATTCCCACTTCAAGATCACGTTGAATGCTTGCGACTGCCAGAACGCCCGCCCGCGGGACACACCCGGTGACCGTCGGCTGAAATGGGTCGCAGCAGAAGCGCTGACCGAGCACGCCTTCGATCGGGCGAGTCGCAAATTGATTGACGCGATACGCCTCCGCGACGCCTCATAG
- a CDS encoding S8 family serine peptidase, with protein MGFFRTGLPAMYLLSLFAPASVAQSTTSFLEARSIRAAERERLADVRGLDHAPEDGSVALIGMSDGHPVYFGTQNDAVALAMGVRGLHLRAGASLTGAGQIIGLWDEGPVYADHQELSGRVADQDGGAPSSHATHVAGTLAAAGIDPDARGMAPAARLRSHDWLLHATEMLEAAQGGMLLSNHSYGRVTGWHRIRVSDTESVWYWFGDPRVSTEEDYAFGAYDQDAAHFDAVTDAFPYFLPVVAAGNDRDDPGPSTGTYWALTEQSRWTPFDVSGRRIAPDGGESGYDTIASFALAKNALTVGSLAPAPAGVGDRVSGFSGMGPTDDGRVKPDVISPGEDLYSPVALGPASYRVSSGTSMAAPTVTGSLALLQELAENERGAPLRAASLKGLVLHTARDVGAPGPDYSSGWGRFDAAAAAETLLDATHHPTVLMEMEHPLVQSHRVPLTLDLSGPLRLTLSWTDAPGQPLGSRSPDVLDNPTPHLVRDLDLRLYHLPSGLEYRPFVLDPAAPQAVARPGDNRVDPIEQIDLREALAGSYIVEVSMKNAPDTPVAFTLLVAGARDDADPVTVDSAHADVRVDRVELTWTARQERLAGAYVIERAVIGTEGFNGPLDARFEPVALLPARLDATLPGSAEVAVGKSYTYTEPIDASGVRFYRMYFVAPRSNTRFFITSLRVDVPLPARLAVVSAFPNPFRGRATALIDVPETQQVVVELVDVLGRRRLLLVDAPLAAGRHTVPIEAEALPAGLYYIRLIGTRGTATRSIIHMPGH; from the coding sequence ATGGGTTTTTTTCGTACCGGGCTGCCGGCCATGTATCTCCTGTCTCTGTTCGCCCCGGCCAGCGTCGCTCAGTCTACTACTTCATTTCTCGAGGCCCGTTCGATCCGGGCGGCCGAACGGGAGCGGCTCGCCGATGTGCGTGGACTGGATCATGCACCAGAGGACGGGTCGGTCGCGCTCATCGGAATGAGCGACGGGCATCCCGTGTACTTCGGCACCCAAAACGATGCCGTCGCGCTGGCGATGGGCGTGCGCGGCCTGCACTTGCGCGCCGGCGCCTCGCTGACCGGCGCCGGGCAGATCATCGGCCTGTGGGACGAGGGGCCTGTTTACGCGGACCACCAGGAGCTCTCGGGCCGCGTAGCCGACCAGGACGGCGGAGCCCCTTCCAGCCACGCTACCCATGTCGCCGGCACGCTGGCGGCCGCGGGCATCGACCCCGATGCGCGCGGCATGGCGCCGGCGGCCCGCCTCCGTTCACACGACTGGCTTCTACATGCCACGGAGATGCTGGAGGCGGCCCAGGGAGGGATGCTGCTGTCCAACCATTCCTATGGACGCGTGACCGGATGGCACCGGATCCGCGTGAGCGACACCGAAAGCGTCTGGTATTGGTTCGGCGACCCGCGGGTGAGCACCGAGGAAGATTACGCGTTCGGAGCCTATGACCAGGATGCCGCCCATTTCGACGCCGTAACCGACGCTTTCCCCTATTTTTTACCCGTCGTCGCCGCCGGCAACGACCGCGACGACCCGGGCCCCTCCACCGGGACGTACTGGGCACTGACGGAGCAAAGCCGTTGGACGCCGTTTGATGTTTCCGGTCGCCGCATCGCGCCGGACGGAGGGGAGAGCGGATACGACACCATCGCCAGCTTCGCGCTCGCAAAAAACGCGCTCACCGTAGGGTCCCTGGCGCCGGCACCTGCGGGCGTAGGCGATCGCGTCAGCGGATTCAGCGGCATGGGACCAACCGATGACGGGCGCGTCAAGCCGGACGTGATCAGCCCGGGCGAAGACCTGTACTCGCCGGTCGCCCTCGGGCCCGCCTCGTATCGTGTCTCCTCCGGCACCTCGATGGCCGCGCCCACGGTTACAGGTAGCCTGGCCCTGCTTCAAGAACTGGCGGAAAACGAGCGCGGCGCCCCGCTGCGTGCCGCCTCCCTGAAGGGTCTCGTCCTCCACACCGCCCGAGATGTCGGCGCTCCGGGTCCCGACTATAGCTCCGGCTGGGGCCGGTTCGACGCCGCCGCCGCCGCAGAGACGCTGCTCGACGCCACGCATCATCCGACGGTGCTGATGGAAATGGAGCATCCGCTGGTTCAGTCGCACCGTGTACCCCTCACATTGGACCTCTCCGGACCACTCCGCCTTACCCTCTCGTGGACCGATGCGCCCGGGCAACCCCTGGGTAGTCGGTCGCCGGATGTGCTGGACAACCCCACGCCGCACCTGGTGCGTGACCTGGATCTCCGTCTCTACCACCTGCCAAGCGGCCTGGAATACCGACCTTTTGTACTGGACCCGGCCGCCCCGCAGGCCGTGGCCAGGCCGGGGGATAATCGGGTGGATCCCATCGAACAGATCGACCTGCGCGAGGCCCTGGCCGGCTCGTATATCGTCGAGGTATCGATGAAAAACGCCCCCGACACCCCGGTCGCGTTTACCTTGCTCGTCGCCGGCGCTCGGGACGACGCGGACCCCGTAACAGTGGACTCCGCCCACGCCGACGTGCGCGTCGATAGGGTAGAGTTGACCTGGACGGCCCGGCAGGAACGTCTCGCCGGGGCCTATGTGATCGAACGAGCCGTCATCGGTACTGAGGGGTTCAATGGGCCACTCGATGCCCGGTTTGAACCCGTCGCGCTACTGCCTGCCAGACTGGATGCGACCCTACCCGGGAGCGCCGAGGTAGCTGTCGGGAAGAGCTATACCTATACCGAGCCGATCGACGCCTCCGGCGTGCGGTTCTATCGGATGTATTTTGTCGCGCCCCGGTCGAATACCCGTTTCTTCATCACTTCCCTGCGGGTGGACGTACCGCTGCCCGCGCGGCTGGCGGTGGTATCGGCATTCCCGAACCCGTTTCGGGGCCGGGCGACGGCCTTGATAGACGTGCCCGAGACCCAGCAGGTGGTGGTGGAACTGGTGGATGTCCTCGGCCGCCGGCGGTTGCTGCTGGTGGATGCTCCGCTCGCCGCGGGACGGCATACGGTGCCCATCGAAGCAGAGGCTCTGCCGGCAGGGCTGTATTATATTCGCCTGATAGGCACGCGCGGCACGGCGACTCGATCCATCATTCACATGCCGGGCCATTGA
- a CDS encoding DUF2085 domain-containing protein, whose product MMPNRVLRRLLQISVFLVPLLIVLPTVLPPGWRHMVVLAFAQVCHQLPDRTFHVAGLPFAVCQRCFGVYVGLAAALLLWPLVRRHTDSIGRHTLALLAAGVVPLGIDWALTALQIGQNTPFTRTTTGLIFGLVAGVVLARAVDNLPAPHSAVVHTIR is encoded by the coding sequence ATGATGCCAAACCGAGTACTACGCCGCTTACTCCAGATCAGCGTTTTCCTGGTCCCGCTCCTCATCGTCCTGCCGACCGTCCTGCCGCCTGGCTGGCGTCACATGGTCGTGCTCGCCTTCGCGCAGGTGTGCCATCAGTTGCCGGATCGAACGTTTCACGTTGCCGGGTTGCCGTTTGCCGTGTGTCAACGCTGTTTCGGGGTATATGTGGGTCTGGCAGCGGCGTTACTCTTGTGGCCTCTCGTTCGGCGTCACACCGATTCTATTGGCCGGCATACGCTGGCGTTGCTCGCGGCCGGCGTGGTACCCCTGGGAATTGACTGGGCGTTGACGGCCCTCCAGATAGGGCAAAATACCCCGTTCACACGGACTACCACGGGGCTGATATTTGGGTTGGTCGCCGGGGTAGTGCTCGCCCGGGCGGTCGATAACCTGCCCGCACCGCATTCGGCGGTCGTGCATACGATCAGATAA
- a CDS encoding co-chaperone GroES, whose protein sequence is MASIKPLGDRVVVRPEPAEEKTSSGLYIPDAAKEKPQRGTIVAVGPGRVENGTKIDMTVKKSDIVLYGKYAGTEITIGGEELLIMRETDILGIVD, encoded by the coding sequence ATGGCAAGCATCAAGCCGCTTGGCGACCGCGTTGTTGTCCGCCCAGAACCAGCCGAAGAAAAAACTTCGAGCGGGCTCTACATCCCCGATGCAGCGAAAGAGAAACCCCAGCGGGGTACCATCGTCGCCGTCGGACCCGGGCGTGTTGAAAATGGCACCAAGATCGACATGACGGTCAAGAAATCCGACATCGTCCTCTACGGCAAATACGCCGGCACCGAAATCACAATCGGCGGCGAAGAGCTGTTGATCATGCGTGAGACGGACATCCTCGGCATCGTCGACTGA
- the groL gene encoding chaperonin GroEL (60 kDa chaperone family; promotes refolding of misfolded polypeptides especially under stressful conditions; forms two stacked rings of heptamers to form a barrel-shaped 14mer; ends can be capped by GroES; misfolded proteins enter the barrel where they are refolded when GroES binds), translated as MMAKQIIFNTEARNALKRGVDTLADAVKVTLGPKGRNVIIEKKFGSPTVTKDGVTVAKEIELENKLENVGAQMVKEVASKTSDVAGDGTTTATVLAQAIMSAGLKNVTAGANPMDLKRGIDKAVIRVIEELRKQSRDIEDKTEIAQVATISANNDSDIGNLIADAFERVGKDGVITVEEARGTETTLEVVEGMQFDRGYLSPYFVTNADSMEVVMEDAYILIHDKKIGSMKDMLPILEKIAQMGRPLLVIAEDVEGEALATLVVNKLRGTLRVAAVKAPGFGDRRKAMLEDIAVISGGSVISEEKGYKLESTTLDALGIAKRVVIDKDNTTLVDGAGEQDQIKARVNQIKQQIEVTTSDYDKEKLQERLAKLSGGVAVLKIGAATEPEMKEKKARVEDALHATRAAIEEGIVAGGGVAYLRAIPALESVVTENEDQTIGVAIVRRAIEEPLRQIAANAGQEGSIIVQRVKEGKGDFGYNARTETFGNLIKEGVIDPTKVTRTALENAASVAGLLLTTEAVVADKPEREKGSAGAPHGGEMGGMGGMDF; from the coding sequence ATCATGGCAAAGCAAATCATCTTTAACACGGAGGCCCGCAACGCCCTGAAGCGCGGTGTGGATACTCTTGCGGATGCCGTCAAGGTTACGCTCGGCCCGAAAGGCCGTAACGTGATCATCGAGAAGAAATTCGGCTCGCCGACGGTAACCAAGGACGGCGTGACCGTCGCGAAAGAAATCGAGCTCGAGAACAAGCTCGAGAACGTCGGCGCGCAGATGGTGAAGGAAGTCGCATCCAAAACCAGCGACGTCGCCGGCGACGGCACCACGACGGCCACTGTGCTCGCCCAGGCGATCATGAGCGCCGGCCTGAAGAACGTCACGGCCGGTGCGAACCCGATGGATCTCAAGCGCGGGATCGATAAAGCGGTCATCCGCGTGATCGAGGAGTTGCGCAAGCAGAGCCGCGACATCGAGGACAAGACGGAAATCGCACAGGTCGCTACGATTTCTGCGAACAACGACTCGGACATCGGCAACCTGATCGCCGATGCGTTCGAGCGCGTGGGTAAAGACGGTGTCATCACCGTTGAAGAAGCCCGCGGCACCGAAACGACCCTCGAGGTCGTTGAAGGCATGCAGTTCGACCGCGGCTACCTCTCGCCGTACTTCGTGACGAACGCGGACAGCATGGAAGTCGTCATGGAAGACGCCTACATCCTGATCCACGACAAGAAGATCGGTTCGATGAAGGACATGCTCCCGATCCTGGAGAAGATCGCCCAGATGGGCCGTCCGCTCCTCGTCATCGCCGAGGATGTTGAGGGCGAAGCCCTCGCGACCCTCGTCGTAAACAAACTGCGCGGCACCCTACGCGTGGCGGCCGTCAAGGCCCCGGGCTTCGGCGATCGCCGGAAGGCCATGCTGGAAGACATCGCGGTCATCTCGGGCGGCTCGGTCATCTCCGAGGAGAAAGGCTACAAGCTCGAGAGCACCACGCTGGATGCCCTCGGCATCGCCAAGCGTGTGGTGATCGACAAGGACAACACGACGCTCGTCGACGGCGCCGGCGAGCAGGATCAGATCAAGGCCCGCGTCAACCAGATCAAGCAGCAGATCGAAGTTACGACGAGCGACTACGACAAGGAGAAGCTCCAGGAGCGCCTTGCCAAGCTCTCGGGCGGCGTCGCTGTGCTGAAGATCGGCGCGGCCACCGAGCCTGAAATGAAGGAGAAGAAGGCGCGTGTCGAAGACGCGTTGCATGCCACCCGCGCGGCCATCGAAGAAGGCATCGTGGCGGGCGGCGGCGTAGCCTACCTCCGCGCCATCCCGGCGCTCGAGTCGGTCGTAACGGAGAACGAAGATCAGACGATCGGCGTCGCCATCGTGCGTCGCGCGATTGAAGAGCCGCTCCGTCAGATCGCCGCGAACGCCGGCCAGGAAGGCTCGATCATCGTCCAGCGGGTCAAGGAAGGTAAAGGTGATTTCGGGTACAACGCCCGCACCGAAACCTTCGGCAACCTGATCAAGGAAGGTGTCATCGACCCGACCAAGGTTACGCGCACCGCGCTCGAAAACGCGGCGTCCGTCGCCGGCCTGCTCCTGACCACGGAAGCGGTCGTGGCCGACAAGCCCGAGCGCGAAAAGGGATCCGCCGGCGCTCCGCATGGCGGCGAAATGGGCGGCATGGGCGGGATGGACTTCTAG
- a CDS encoding hotdog fold thioesterase: MPPSPSIWHSPIDLVQLNAWGQSVMAGHLGIVITAVGDDFLEGTMPVDPRTHTPFGILHGGASVVLAETLGSVGGTLCIDQRTHHCVGLDINANHIRGVRGGRVVGVARPFHLGKTTHVWHIEIRDEQQRLVNVSRLTLAVIERLDR, encoded by the coding sequence ATGCCTCCATCTCCCTCCATCTGGCACAGTCCCATCGACCTGGTGCAGCTAAACGCCTGGGGGCAGTCCGTCATGGCCGGCCATCTGGGCATCGTCATTACAGCCGTCGGCGACGACTTCCTCGAGGGCACCATGCCGGTCGATCCGCGCACCCACACGCCCTTCGGCATCCTGCACGGCGGGGCGTCGGTGGTCCTGGCGGAGACGCTGGGGAGTGTCGGCGGGACGCTTTGCATCGACCAGCGCACGCACCACTGTGTCGGGCTGGACATCAATGCGAACCATATCCGCGGCGTTCGGGGAGGCCGGGTCGTAGGGGTCGCCCGCCCCTTTCATCTGGGAAAGACCACCCACGTCTGGCACATCGAGATCCGCGACGAGCAGCAGCGACTGGTCAATGTCAGCCGGCTCACCCTGGCCGTGATCGAGCGCCTCGATCGATAA